A genomic window from Engraulis encrasicolus isolate BLACKSEA-1 chromosome 14, IST_EnEncr_1.0, whole genome shotgun sequence includes:
- the LOC134463020 gene encoding complement C1q-like protein 2: protein MKSILLLLMTVGCCVCEPQTDCGVESSSSCALCSVTQTIAMVMERVKVLETRLEKSEKVVEELRGLIGGQPQVAFSAALMDSGSGIIGPFTVDTPLKYKKVFSNIGSGYNPSTGVFTALVKGMYFFRFSVFNNGAVPERSVVSLMKNGEHLASVWDQKSSDPHDMGSNAAVIALETGDTVYAKLLANTAVYDDGMNYNTFSGFLLFPM, encoded by the exons atgaagagtattttgttgctgttgatgactgtgggctgctgtgtgtgtgaaccccAGACAGACTGCGGAGTAGAGTCTTCCAGCAGCTGTGCTCTCTGTTCCGTTACTCAAACCATCGCCATGGTAATGGAGAGGGTGAAGGTTCTGGAGACCAGACTGGAGAAGAGCGAGAAGGTTGTGGAGGAGCTGAGAGGCCTTATCGGAG gTCAACCTCAGGTGGCTTTCTCTGCTGCTCTCATGGACTCTGGTTCTGGAATCATCGGACCTTTCACTGTGGATACTCCTCTCAAATATAAGAAGGTCTTCTCCAACATCGGCAGTGGCTACAATCCTTCAACAG GTGTGTTCACAGCGCTGGTCAAAGGAATGTACTTCTTCCGGTTCTCTGTGTTCAACAACGGGGCTGTTCCCGAAAGATCGGTTGTAAGCCTGATGAAGAACGGTGAGCATCTCGCGTCTGTTTGGGACCAAAAGTCGTCAGATCCTCATGACATGGGCAGTAACGCTGCAGTGATCGCCTTGGAAACAGGAGACACCGTCTACGCTAAGCTCCTGGCCAACACGGCTGTCTACGATGACGGCATGAACTAcaacaccttcagtggcttcctgctcttccccatGTAG
- the LOC134463021 gene encoding complement C1q-like protein 2: MTTMMKSIAVLLVALGCCTCEPQADPSSCALCSVTQSIAMVMERVKVLETRVEKSEMEVEELRGLIGGQPRVAFSTALRDSGSGDIGPFTVATPLQYKKVFSNIGSGYNPSTGVFTALVKGMYFFRFSMFNNLKSTPNSVVSLMKNGERLVSVWDTSGSDSNDMGSNAVVIALEAGDSVYAELAANRVVYDDGMNYNTFSGFLLFPM; the protein is encoded by the exons atgacgacgatgatgaagaGTATTGCAGTGCTGTTGGTGGCTCTGGGATGCTGCACGTGTGAACCCCAGGCTGACCCCAGCAGCTGTGCTCTCTGCTCCGTTACTCAAAGCATCGCCATGGTAATGGAGAGGGTGAAGGTTCTGGAGACCAGAGTGGAGAAGAGCGAGATGGAAGTGGAGGAGCTGAGAGGCCTTATCGGAG GTCAGCCTCGGGTGGCTTTCTCTACCGCTCTCAGGGACTCTGGTTCTGGAGATATCGGACCCTTCACTGTGGCCACCCCTCTCCAATATAAGAAGGTCTTCTCCAACATCGGCAGTGGCTACAATCCATCCACAG GTGTGTTCACAGCGCTGGTCAAAGGAATGTACTTCTTCCGGTTCTCCATGTTTAACAATCTGAAATCAACCCCCAACTCTGTTGTGAGCCTGATGAAGAACGGTGAGCGTCTGGTGTCCGTCTGGGATACCAGCGGGTCAGACAGCAACGACATGGGCAGTAACGCCGTGGTGATCGCCTTGGAGGCCGGAGACAGCGTCTATGCAGAGCTCGCAGCCAACAGGGTCGTCTACGATGACGGCATGAACTAcaacaccttcagtggcttcctgctcttccccatGTAG